Proteins encoded within one genomic window of Couchioplanes caeruleus:
- a CDS encoding methyl-accepting chemotaxis protein translates to MPRLTLGRKIVALATAGLALVLAVGGIGLLAAGQQQRAQDRLVRATDAVRADRAVAAAQAVLRGDVLAAMVARTAEQRRAALDSLGGDAATLRDSIAALHADTAPAPVRAAAAGLDDKVELLITLSQRVVSLANLGVTDPAQNRARAALPEFQKASDALGASLEPVEAAITAEARQASLDAEAAQRSARTLTIAGSIVAAVLLLGSAVVLARHTSRRLKDCLHVANAIADKNLTVQPRVTGSDELTELSQAMGRATQNVRTAITELDEAADTLASASEEMHATSGSMTQGAETTVERTSILSSAADSVHEAVNGAASSVTHIGDSIDEIAARTVEARRIAADAAGAAATSGELAQRLDTSSAAIGDVVKLITSIAEQTNLLALNATIEAARAGESGKGFSVVAGEVKDLARETAAATEDISRQIDAIQRDSQAMREAIAEVARIVGDINGTQDVIGDAVEAQSRATAEISASVERAVAAVDGITNSLGEVVQGASLTSVGAGETQSAAVDLARLAVQLRTLVREFQLT, encoded by the coding sequence ATGCCGCGCCTGACACTGGGTCGCAAGATCGTCGCGCTGGCGACCGCCGGCTTGGCACTGGTCCTGGCCGTCGGCGGAATCGGCCTGCTCGCGGCCGGCCAGCAACAGCGTGCGCAGGATCGTCTCGTCCGCGCCACGGATGCGGTCCGGGCGGACCGGGCCGTCGCCGCCGCCCAGGCGGTGCTGCGCGGCGACGTGCTCGCCGCCATGGTCGCCCGCACCGCCGAACAGCGCCGCGCCGCGCTCGACAGCCTCGGCGGCGACGCCGCCACGCTGCGCGACAGCATCGCGGCCCTGCACGCCGACACCGCACCGGCCCCGGTACGGGCCGCGGCCGCCGGCCTGGACGACAAGGTCGAGCTACTGATCACACTGAGCCAGCGGGTCGTGAGTCTGGCCAACCTCGGCGTCACGGACCCCGCCCAGAACCGGGCTCGCGCCGCGCTGCCCGAGTTCCAGAAGGCCTCGGACGCGCTCGGCGCCTCGCTGGAGCCGGTCGAGGCGGCCATCACCGCCGAGGCCCGCCAGGCCAGCCTCGACGCCGAGGCCGCTCAGCGCTCCGCGCGTACCCTCACGATCGCCGGCAGCATCGTCGCCGCCGTGCTGCTGCTGGGTTCCGCCGTGGTGCTGGCCCGGCACACCAGCCGGCGCCTCAAGGACTGCCTGCACGTGGCCAACGCCATCGCCGACAAGAACCTGACCGTCCAGCCGCGCGTCACCGGGTCGGACGAGCTGACCGAGCTCTCCCAGGCGATGGGCCGGGCCACCCAGAACGTCCGTACGGCCATCACCGAGCTCGACGAGGCGGCGGACACTCTGGCCAGCGCCTCGGAGGAGATGCACGCCACCAGCGGCAGCATGACCCAGGGCGCCGAGACGACGGTGGAGCGCACCTCCATCCTGTCCAGCGCGGCCGACTCGGTCCACGAGGCGGTGAACGGGGCGGCGTCCAGCGTCACCCACATCGGCGACTCGATCGACGAGATCGCCGCTCGTACCGTCGAGGCCCGGCGGATCGCCGCCGACGCCGCCGGCGCGGCCGCGACGTCCGGGGAGCTCGCGCAGCGCCTCGACACGTCGAGCGCCGCGATCGGCGACGTGGTCAAGCTGATCACCTCGATCGCCGAGCAGACCAACCTGCTCGCCCTCAACGCCACCATCGAGGCCGCCCGGGCCGGCGAGTCCGGCAAGGGCTTCTCCGTCGTCGCCGGTGAGGTCAAGGACCTGGCCCGGGAGACGGCCGCGGCGACCGAGGACATCTCCCGGCAGATCGACGCCATCCAGCGCGACTCGCAGGCGATGCGCGAGGCCATCGCCGAGGTGGCCCGCATCGTCGGCGACATCAACGGCACCCAGGACGTCATCGGCGACGCCGTGGAGGCACAGAGCCGGGCGACGGCGGAGATCTCGGCCAGCGTCGAGCGCGCCGTGGCCGCGGTCGACGGCATCACGAACAGCCTCGGAGAGGTCGTGCAGGGAGCGTCGCTGACCAGCGTCGGCGCCGGCGAGACCCAGAGCGCGGCGGTCGACCTGGCGCGGCTGGCGGTTCAGTTGCGCACGCTCGTCCGCGAGTTCCAGCTCACCTGA
- a CDS encoding M1 family metallopeptidase, translated as MTPKPTVGATPGADRSTDSYLPEHGNGGYRVLHYDLDLDYRVATNRLAGRAAVTAVAAQPLSRLTLDLGRFRVQDVRVDGRPAKFAHRPDKLHIRPERPLGAGAAFRVDIRYSGKPVPVASRWGDIGWDELTDGVIVASQPLGSPSWFPCDDQPGAKASFQVAVTTPSAYTVLVTGDPISRHRGAGTTTWVFERREPTAPYLMSVQIGRYERVDLAVGGVVQHAAIPHTVRADFAHDFGRHGEIMETLQRFFGPYPFREYVVVVTDDDLDDPIEAQGMSVFGKNHVDGRRTHERLVVHELAHQWFGNSLTVADWRHIWLNEGFATYAEWLWSGVCGDRPADALAAEWHAYVAARPEKMIVANPGVERMFDPVVYKRGALTLHALRKTVGDDSFFALLRAWVAEHQHATVTTEQFRSHAQRFAREPLAGLFAAWLDSRALPPLPR; from the coding sequence ATGACCCCGAAACCGACGGTCGGCGCCACGCCCGGCGCCGACCGCTCGACCGACTCGTACCTTCCCGAGCACGGCAACGGCGGCTACCGGGTGCTGCACTACGACCTCGACCTCGACTACCGGGTCGCCACCAACCGTCTCGCCGGCAGGGCGGCGGTCACCGCCGTGGCCGCCCAGCCGCTGTCGAGGCTCACCCTCGACCTCGGCCGCTTCCGGGTCCAGGACGTCCGGGTGGACGGGCGGCCGGCGAAGTTCGCCCACCGCCCGGACAAGCTGCACATCAGGCCGGAGCGCCCGCTCGGCGCCGGCGCCGCGTTCCGGGTCGACATCCGGTACTCGGGCAAGCCGGTGCCCGTCGCCAGCCGGTGGGGCGACATCGGCTGGGACGAGCTTACCGACGGCGTCATCGTCGCCAGCCAGCCGCTCGGGTCACCTTCGTGGTTCCCCTGTGACGACCAGCCGGGCGCCAAGGCCAGCTTCCAGGTGGCGGTCACCACGCCGTCGGCGTACACCGTCCTGGTGACCGGCGACCCGATCTCTCGGCACCGCGGTGCCGGCACCACCACCTGGGTGTTCGAGCGCCGCGAGCCCACCGCCCCGTACCTCATGAGCGTGCAGATCGGCCGGTACGAGCGGGTCGACCTCGCCGTGGGCGGCGTCGTCCAGCACGCCGCGATCCCGCACACCGTGCGCGCCGACTTCGCGCACGACTTCGGCCGGCACGGCGAGATCATGGAGACGCTGCAGCGGTTCTTCGGCCCGTACCCCTTCCGGGAGTACGTCGTGGTGGTCACCGACGACGATCTCGACGATCCGATCGAGGCGCAGGGCATGTCCGTCTTCGGGAAGAACCACGTCGACGGGCGGCGTACCCACGAGCGGCTCGTGGTGCACGAGCTGGCCCACCAGTGGTTCGGCAACAGCCTCACGGTCGCGGACTGGCGGCACATCTGGCTGAACGAGGGCTTCGCCACGTACGCCGAATGGTTGTGGTCCGGGGTCTGCGGCGACCGGCCGGCGGACGCCCTGGCGGCCGAGTGGCACGCCTACGTCGCGGCTCGCCCGGAGAAGATGATCGTCGCGAACCCCGGCGTTGAGCGGATGTTCGACCCGGTGGTCTACAAGCGCGGCGCGCTCACGCTGCACGCCCTGCGGAAGACGGTCGGCGACGACTCGTTCTTCGCGCTCTTGCGGGCCTGGGTCGCCGAGCATCAGCACGCCACCGTGACGACCGAGCAGTTCCGGTCGCACGCCCAGCGGTTCGCCAGGGAGCCCTTGGCAGGCCTGTTCGCCGCCTGGCTGGACAGCCGGGCGCTGCCGCCACTGCCTCGATAG
- a CDS encoding Pls/PosA family non-ribosomal peptide synthetase: MTTDLPLVELPPVATEPVAPAVFRSTSPPVRRTLLDILDETVDAHPGALALDGGATVLTYRELAVEVDAVRASLAGHGIGPGDRVGVRVSSGTAELYLAILGVLAAGAAYVPVDADDPEERAELVLAEAGVSAVVGDGLAVSLRRTPGGRSGRPGPADDVWIIFTSGSTGTPKGVAVSHGAAAAFVDAEARLFLAGETDEAIGPHDRVLAGLSVAFDASCEEMWLAWRHGACLVPAARSLVRSGADLGPWLAEQRISVVSTVPTLAALWPVEALDEVRLLIFGGEACPPELAERLAVEGREVWNTYGPTEATVVACAARMTGDGPVRIGLPLAGWQLAVVDPSGEPVAMGETGELVIGGVGLARYLDAHKDAEKFAPLPALGWQRAYRSGDIVRAEPQGLSFVGRGDEQVKLGGRRIELGEIDAALQALPGVAGAAAAVQRTAAGNQLLVGYVVPRDGADLDVAAATRWIRERLPAALVPLLAVVDALPTRTSGKVDRAALPWPLATVADAAAELTATEEWLAGGWEETLGVRPTEADADFFHHGGGSLSAAQLVAWIRRRHPQVSVADIYRHPKLSQLAGVLAALGDTTAVRREVRPTPRWSGLVQLALMLPMLALVGLRWLTVLAALGNIAAVGVPAPWAPAVSWWWVALGGVLLFSPPGRIGLAAGGARLLLRGVRPGSYPRGGGVHLRLWAAERLAELTGATSVAGASWMITYARALGAEIGPDVDLHSAPPVTGLLRLGRGAAIEPEVDLAGHWVDGDVVHIGKVRVGAGARVGSRSTLMPGARVGKGARIAAGSTVAGAVPAHQRWAGSPAAPAARDTAAWPARRPPRSAVRSRFWIAAYGLTAQLMGLLPVLAALPGLAVLGATIASRPAAGPVLAAVAVATLAYFAGYALLVLVAVRALSIGMRAGCHPVHGRVAWQVWTTERLMGMARVGLFPLYASLFTPVWLRLLGAKVGRGAEVSTVLALPAMTTVADGAFLADDTMVATYELSHGWLRVAPARIGKQAFLGNSGMAAPGRSVPKRGLVGVLSSAPRKAKKGSSWLGAPPMPLRRTVESADTSRTFDPPVRLKLARAAVELCRIAPVMCAAALAVGVLAALAFVWQVAGGWAAALAAGPVLLGAALTAAATATAAKWLLAGRFRAGDRALWTSFVWRNELADTFVEVLAAPWLVRFAAGTPLLTAWLRTLGARIGRGVWLETYWLPEYDLVRLGDGATVNRGCVVQTHLFHDRVMSMDEVTLGAGATLGPHGIVLPGASIGARTTVGPGSLVTRGDAVPVDSRWLGNPIATWPAPASRRG; encoded by the coding sequence GTGACGACTGATCTGCCACTGGTGGAGCTTCCCCCCGTCGCTACCGAACCGGTGGCGCCCGCGGTGTTCCGGTCCACTTCACCCCCGGTCCGCCGGACGCTGCTGGACATCCTGGACGAGACCGTGGATGCGCACCCCGGGGCCCTGGCTCTCGACGGCGGCGCGACGGTGCTGACCTACCGTGAGCTGGCCGTGGAGGTCGACGCCGTGCGGGCGTCGCTGGCGGGACACGGGATCGGCCCCGGCGACCGGGTGGGGGTCCGGGTCTCGTCCGGTACGGCCGAGCTGTATCTCGCGATCCTCGGTGTGCTCGCGGCCGGTGCCGCCTACGTGCCTGTCGACGCGGACGATCCCGAGGAACGCGCCGAGCTCGTCCTCGCCGAGGCGGGCGTGTCCGCAGTGGTCGGCGACGGGCTCGCCGTGTCGCTGCGCCGTACCCCCGGCGGGCGGTCCGGCCGGCCCGGACCGGCCGACGACGTCTGGATCATCTTCACCTCCGGCTCGACGGGAACTCCGAAGGGCGTCGCCGTCAGCCACGGCGCGGCGGCGGCCTTCGTGGACGCCGAGGCACGGCTGTTCCTCGCCGGCGAGACCGACGAGGCGATCGGACCGCATGACCGCGTGCTGGCCGGTTTGTCGGTGGCGTTCGACGCGTCCTGTGAGGAGATGTGGCTGGCGTGGCGGCACGGCGCGTGCCTGGTGCCGGCCGCGCGGTCGCTCGTCCGTAGCGGCGCCGACCTGGGCCCGTGGCTGGCCGAGCAGCGCATCTCGGTGGTGTCCACAGTGCCGACGCTCGCCGCGCTGTGGCCGGTCGAGGCGCTGGACGAGGTCCGGCTGTTGATTTTCGGCGGCGAGGCCTGCCCGCCGGAGCTCGCCGAGCGTCTGGCCGTCGAGGGACGCGAGGTCTGGAACACGTACGGGCCGACCGAGGCGACCGTGGTCGCCTGCGCCGCGCGGATGACCGGTGACGGGCCGGTGCGCATCGGGCTGCCGCTCGCCGGCTGGCAGCTCGCGGTCGTCGACCCCTCGGGCGAGCCGGTCGCGATGGGGGAGACCGGCGAGCTGGTGATCGGCGGGGTGGGACTCGCGCGCTACCTGGATGCGCACAAAGACGCCGAGAAGTTCGCGCCGCTGCCGGCGCTCGGCTGGCAGCGGGCGTACCGCAGCGGGGACATCGTCCGGGCGGAGCCGCAGGGTCTGTCGTTCGTCGGCCGCGGCGACGAGCAGGTCAAGCTCGGTGGGCGCCGGATCGAACTGGGCGAGATCGACGCCGCGTTGCAGGCACTGCCGGGGGTCGCCGGTGCGGCCGCGGCGGTGCAGCGGACCGCCGCGGGCAACCAACTGCTGGTGGGGTACGTGGTGCCTCGCGACGGCGCCGATCTCGACGTCGCGGCGGCGACGCGGTGGATCCGGGAGCGGCTGCCCGCCGCGCTCGTCCCGCTGCTGGCCGTGGTGGACGCTCTGCCGACCCGGACGTCCGGGAAGGTGGATCGGGCCGCGCTGCCCTGGCCGCTGGCCACCGTCGCGGATGCGGCGGCCGAGTTGACCGCGACCGAGGAATGGCTCGCCGGCGGGTGGGAGGAGACGCTCGGCGTCCGTCCCACCGAGGCGGACGCCGACTTCTTCCACCACGGTGGCGGCAGCCTGAGTGCGGCGCAGCTCGTGGCGTGGATCCGGCGCCGGCATCCGCAGGTCTCGGTGGCCGACATCTACCGGCACCCGAAGCTGTCACAGCTCGCGGGGGTGCTCGCCGCGCTCGGCGACACGACGGCGGTCCGCCGGGAGGTCCGGCCGACGCCGCGGTGGTCCGGGCTGGTCCAGCTCGCGTTGATGCTGCCGATGCTCGCGCTGGTCGGGCTCCGCTGGCTGACCGTCCTGGCCGCGCTGGGCAACATCGCCGCCGTGGGCGTCCCGGCGCCGTGGGCGCCGGCGGTGTCCTGGTGGTGGGTGGCGCTGGGTGGGGTGCTGCTGTTCAGCCCGCCCGGCCGGATCGGCCTGGCGGCCGGGGGAGCGCGGCTGCTGCTGCGTGGCGTACGCCCGGGCAGCTACCCGCGGGGCGGCGGCGTACATCTGCGGTTGTGGGCCGCCGAGCGGCTCGCCGAGCTGACCGGCGCGACGAGCGTCGCCGGAGCGTCGTGGATGATCACCTATGCCAGGGCGCTGGGGGCCGAGATCGGCCCCGACGTCGACCTGCATTCCGCGCCGCCGGTCACGGGTCTGCTGAGGCTCGGCCGCGGCGCGGCGATCGAGCCCGAGGTCGACCTGGCCGGTCACTGGGTCGACGGCGACGTCGTGCACATCGGCAAGGTGCGCGTCGGCGCCGGCGCCCGCGTCGGGTCGCGCAGCACGCTGATGCCCGGCGCCCGGGTCGGCAAGGGCGCGCGGATCGCCGCCGGCTCGACCGTGGCCGGCGCCGTGCCGGCGCACCAGCGCTGGGCCGGCTCACCGGCGGCACCCGCCGCCAGGGACACGGCCGCATGGCCCGCCCGGCGCCCGCCGCGGTCGGCGGTGCGGTCCCGCTTCTGGATCGCGGCGTACGGGCTGACCGCGCAGCTCATGGGGCTGCTGCCGGTCCTGGCCGCCCTGCCGGGCCTCGCCGTGCTCGGCGCAACGATCGCCTCGCGCCCGGCGGCCGGCCCGGTGCTGGCCGCCGTCGCGGTGGCGACCCTCGCCTACTTCGCCGGCTATGCGCTCCTGGTGCTCGTCGCCGTCCGGGCGCTCAGCATCGGCATGCGCGCCGGTTGCCATCCCGTCCACGGGCGGGTGGCGTGGCAGGTGTGGACGACCGAGCGGCTGATGGGAATGGCCCGGGTCGGACTGTTCCCGCTCTACGCCAGCCTCTTCACACCGGTGTGGCTGCGGCTGCTGGGCGCGAAGGTGGGTCGCGGCGCGGAGGTGTCGACGGTGCTGGCGCTGCCGGCGATGACCACGGTCGCCGACGGCGCGTTCCTGGCCGACGACACCATGGTCGCCACGTACGAGCTGAGCCACGGGTGGCTGCGGGTCGCCCCGGCCCGCATCGGCAAGCAGGCGTTCCTGGGCAATTCCGGGATGGCGGCGCCCGGGCGTTCGGTGCCCAAGCGCGGCCTGGTGGGCGTGCTGTCGTCGGCGCCGCGCAAGGCGAAGAAGGGCTCGTCGTGGCTCGGCGCTCCGCCGATGCCGTTGCGCCGTACCGTCGAGTCGGCCGACACCAGCCGTACCTTCGACCCGCCGGTCCGGCTGAAACTGGCCCGGGCCGCGGTCGAGCTGTGCCGGATCGCCCCGGTGATGTGCGCCGCCGCCCTCGCCGTCGGCGTTCTCGCCGCCCTCGCGTTCGTGTGGCAGGTCGCCGGAGGGTGGGCGGCCGCGCTCGCCGCCGGCCCGGTGCTGCTCGGCGCGGCGCTCACCGCCGCCGCGACGGCGACGGCCGCGAAGTGGCTGCTGGCCGGGCGGTTCCGCGCCGGCGACCGCGCGCTGTGGACCTCCTTCGTCTGGCGCAACGAGCTCGCCGACACGTTCGTCGAGGTCCTCGCCGCGCCCTGGCTGGTCCGCTTCGCCGCCGGGACGCCGCTGCTCACGGCCTGGCTGCGGACGCTCGGCGCCCGGATCGGCCGGGGTGTCTGGCTGGAGACCTACTGGCTGCCCGAGTACGACCTGGTACGGCTCGGCGACGGCGCCACGGTGAACCGCGGTTGTGTGGTGCAGACCCACCTGTTCCATGATCGTGTCATGAGCATGGATGAGGTGACCCTGGGTGCGGGAGCCACGCTCGGCCCGCACGGCATCGTTCTGCCCGGCGCGAGCATCGGTGCACGGACCACCGTGGGGCCCGGCTCGCTGGTGACGCGCGGCGACGCCGTACCCGTCGACAGCCGGTGGCTCGGCAACCCGATCGCGACCTGGCCGGCGCCGGCCTCCCGCCGGGGATGA
- a CDS encoding BtrH N-terminal domain-containing protein has translation MTEQRRLKKLVRERMARTGESYTTARRHVVRPQPPALPSGLVPGYDAFGPGQHRLSSLAVHLLRQAGVACSEAMVCGLAGGVGFMYAVFEYRGMPPIVTIVAQHHPDPWVESALRRLPLTFVEEHSTSTPRALAALRAAVERGKPVYVSVDRSRLPWHGGQAALATEPYGIVVAGIDGDTVLIDDSAAVPHRLSLDEFAAAWAGHKKGRHHRIVVESVAAGRPEVDDAIATTVAHLTGPVLGHGFDANFGFSGMRRLADQLRDGRTKSGWQRRLGSPESFGTAMRRLYECLELSYTGPGGTRPLYADFLDEAAAMLGRPALAGAAKLFRESGDRWSALAARAEAHAGEYGELSERRMMLAMTGADVREIDERIAALPPVPDLGAEGRAALFAELADLVDAAHDLETRAVEMLTG, from the coding sequence GTGACCGAACAACGCCGCCTCAAGAAGCTGGTGCGGGAGCGCATGGCGCGCACCGGCGAGTCGTACACCACCGCCCGCCGCCATGTGGTCCGACCGCAGCCCCCCGCGCTGCCGAGCGGCCTCGTCCCCGGGTACGACGCGTTCGGGCCGGGGCAGCACCGGCTCAGTTCACTCGCCGTGCATCTTCTGCGCCAGGCCGGGGTCGCGTGCTCCGAGGCGATGGTGTGCGGGCTTGCCGGAGGCGTCGGCTTCATGTACGCGGTCTTCGAGTACCGCGGCATGCCGCCGATCGTGACGATCGTGGCCCAGCACCACCCGGATCCCTGGGTCGAGTCGGCGCTGCGCCGGCTGCCACTCACGTTCGTCGAGGAGCACAGCACCTCGACGCCGCGTGCCCTGGCCGCGCTGCGCGCTGCGGTCGAGCGGGGCAAACCGGTCTACGTCAGCGTGGACCGGTCGCGCCTGCCCTGGCACGGCGGCCAGGCGGCGCTGGCGACGGAACCGTACGGCATCGTGGTGGCCGGCATCGACGGCGACACCGTCCTCATCGACGACTCCGCCGCGGTGCCGCACCGGCTGTCGCTCGACGAGTTCGCGGCGGCCTGGGCCGGGCACAAGAAGGGCCGGCACCACCGGATCGTGGTGGAATCCGTCGCGGCCGGCCGGCCGGAGGTCGATGACGCGATCGCGACCACGGTCGCGCACCTCACCGGGCCGGTGCTCGGGCACGGCTTCGACGCGAACTTCGGGTTCTCCGGCATGCGCCGGCTTGCCGACCAGCTCCGCGACGGCCGGACGAAATCAGGATGGCAGCGCAGACTCGGCTCGCCGGAGTCGTTCGGCACGGCGATGCGCCGGCTCTACGAGTGCCTCGAACTGTCGTACACCGGGCCCGGCGGCACCCGCCCGCTCTATGCGGACTTCCTGGACGAGGCGGCCGCCATGCTGGGGCGACCGGCACTGGCCGGCGCGGCGAAGCTGTTCCGCGAGTCGGGCGACCGCTGGTCGGCGCTCGCCGCGCGGGCCGAGGCACACGCGGGAGAGTACGGCGAACTGTCCGAGCGCCGGATGATGCTCGCCATGACCGGCGCCGACGTCCGCGAGATCGACGAACGCATCGCCGCACTGCCGCCGGTGCCCGACCTCGGCGCCGAGGGCCGGGCCGCGCTGTTCGCCGAGCTCGCCGACCTGGTCGACGCCGCGCACGACCTGGAAACCCGCGCGGTGGAAATGCTCACCGGCTGA
- a CDS encoding PadR family transcriptional regulator gives MTEPAFFILAALVDTPRHGYGIVSEVNQLSEGRVALKIGTLYGVLDRLVADGLVELDREEPHQGRLRRYYRLTEQGLTALSEQVARQAANAEAAARRLAAHRPATAGGLG, from the coding sequence ATGACCGAGCCGGCGTTCTTCATCCTCGCCGCGCTGGTCGACACGCCACGCCATGGTTACGGGATCGTCAGCGAGGTGAACCAGCTCTCCGAGGGCCGGGTCGCGCTGAAGATCGGGACGCTGTACGGCGTCCTCGACCGGTTGGTCGCCGACGGCCTGGTCGAGCTGGACCGGGAGGAGCCGCACCAGGGGCGGCTCCGCCGCTACTACCGGCTCACCGAACAGGGCCTCACCGCGCTGAGCGAGCAGGTGGCGCGGCAGGCCGCCAACGCCGAGGCGGCCGCACGGCGGCTGGCCGCGCACCGGCCCGCGACCGCCGGAGGCCTGGGATGA
- a CDS encoding antibiotic biosynthesis monooxygenase family protein, with the protein MILEHALLSVKPGQEDAFEAAFRQATSIIAGMPGFGRLTLSRCLERSGTYLLLVEWDRLEDHTVGFRGSAEYQRWRDLLHHFYEPFPRVEHYDEVLHA; encoded by the coding sequence ATGATCCTCGAACACGCGCTGCTGTCGGTGAAGCCGGGACAGGAGGACGCCTTCGAGGCGGCCTTCCGGCAGGCCACGAGCATCATCGCGGGCATGCCCGGGTTCGGCCGGCTGACCCTGTCGCGCTGCCTGGAGCGGTCCGGCACATACCTCCTGCTGGTCGAGTGGGACCGGCTGGAGGACCACACCGTCGGTTTCCGAGGCTCGGCGGAGTACCAGCGGTGGCGGGACTTGCTGCATCACTTCTATGAGCCCTTCCCGAGGGTGGAGCACTACGACGAGGTCCTCCACGCCTGA
- a CDS encoding response regulator transcription factor — translation MIRILLAEPMNLLRGALAATLSLEEDLDVVADLGRLDEVLPMARAVSPDVAVINTDLLADPDLRVVGRMNLELPHCGILLLACADAPARLSRTLDTGVRGFIDKQAGPRELAYGIRQAARGERVMDARLAVAVLAAPRNPLSPRERDVLVVAASGAPSQEIAAKLHLTAGTVRNYISAILRKTGARNRLEAVRIAEEAGWLD, via the coding sequence GTGATCCGCATTCTGCTCGCCGAACCCATGAATCTTCTTCGCGGCGCCCTCGCCGCGACGCTGTCGCTGGAAGAGGACCTCGACGTGGTCGCCGACCTCGGGCGGCTCGACGAGGTGCTCCCGATGGCGCGGGCCGTGTCACCCGACGTCGCCGTGATCAACACCGATCTGCTCGCCGACCCGGATCTGCGCGTCGTCGGCCGGATGAACCTGGAGCTGCCGCACTGCGGGATCCTCCTGCTGGCCTGCGCGGACGCGCCGGCCCGGCTGAGCCGGACACTGGACACCGGGGTGCGCGGCTTCATCGACAAGCAGGCCGGGCCGCGCGAACTGGCGTACGGCATCCGGCAGGCGGCGCGCGGCGAACGCGTGATGGACGCGCGTCTCGCGGTCGCCGTGCTGGCCGCGCCGCGCAACCCGTTGTCGCCGCGCGAGCGGGACGTGCTGGTCGTCGCCGCGTCCGGCGCGCCGTCGCAGGAGATCGCCGCCAAGCTGCACCTGACCGCCGGCACGGTCCGCAACTACATCTCAGCGATCCTGCGCAAGACGGGCGCCCGCAACCGGTTGGAGGCGGTCCGCATCGCCGAGGAGGCCGGCTGGCTCGACTGA